A single genomic interval of Saccharospirillum mangrovi harbors:
- a CDS encoding UbiH/UbiF/VisC/COQ6 family ubiquinone biosynthesis hydroxylase, with protein sequence MNTTVDAVIVGGGMVGLSLAVASAEQGLSVALIEPHRAEPVAPQPSQFAPRVSAISPHNRQWLTQLDAWQRIPAARVCAYPAMRVWDGQGQGAIEFHASEVGAEQLGQIVENHWITQALWERVDALPKVQQLIGRRLQEWRVEPDGVAIELDDGSRFQAAVLAGCDGKFSGIRQQAGFATREWDYGQTALVTSIRHSAPHAHTARQVFLDTGPLAFLPLSDDSGSQHWSSIVWSADTSRAETLFALDDAAFLAELNRASEGCLGEIEHSDRRFRFPLAQMHSVDYIQDRLVLLGDAAHAIHPLAGQGVNLGFRDAEVLAQEWGRAKRLQLSCGDSAVLRRFQRRRQTHNLTTMAAMEGFKRLFGSPHPLAVLARNLGMQGLASQRWAKRAIIEAATS encoded by the coding sequence ATGAACACCACCGTTGATGCGGTGATTGTCGGCGGCGGCATGGTCGGGCTCAGTCTGGCCGTTGCCAGCGCCGAACAGGGCCTCAGCGTGGCGCTGATCGAACCACACCGCGCCGAGCCGGTGGCGCCGCAGCCCAGCCAGTTTGCGCCGCGCGTCAGTGCCATCAGCCCGCACAATCGGCAATGGTTGACGCAATTGGACGCCTGGCAGCGCATTCCGGCAGCGCGTGTCTGTGCCTACCCGGCGATGCGCGTGTGGGACGGCCAGGGCCAGGGCGCCATCGAGTTTCACGCCAGCGAAGTCGGTGCTGAGCAACTCGGCCAGATCGTCGAAAACCACTGGATCACTCAGGCGCTGTGGGAACGGGTCGATGCGCTGCCTAAAGTGCAGCAGTTGATCGGCCGACGCTTGCAGGAATGGCGGGTCGAACCGGATGGCGTCGCCATTGAACTGGACGACGGCAGTCGCTTTCAGGCAGCCGTGTTGGCGGGTTGTGACGGCAAATTCTCCGGCATTCGCCAACAGGCCGGTTTCGCCACCCGCGAATGGGATTACGGCCAGACGGCGCTGGTGACCTCGATTCGCCACAGCGCCCCACACGCTCACACCGCGCGCCAGGTGTTTCTCGACACCGGCCCGCTGGCGTTTTTGCCATTGAGTGACGACAGCGGCAGCCAACACTGGAGTTCCATCGTCTGGAGCGCCGATACCAGCCGCGCCGAAACGCTGTTCGCACTCGACGACGCCGCGTTTCTGGCCGAACTCAACCGCGCCAGCGAAGGTTGCTTGGGCGAGATTGAACACAGCGACCGGCGTTTTCGTTTTCCACTGGCGCAAATGCACAGCGTCGACTATATACAGGACCGGCTTGTGCTACTGGGCGATGCCGCCCACGCCATTCACCCGCTGGCGGGCCAGGGTGTGAACCTTGGCTTCCGCGACGCCGAGGTGCTGGCGCAGGAATGGGGACGGGCCAAACGGCTGCAACTTTCGTGCGGTGACAGCGCTGTGTTGCGCCGTTTCCAGCGCCGCCGCCAAACGCACAACCTGACCACCATGGCCGCCATGGAAGGGTTCAAGCGACTCTTCGGCAGCCCGCATCCGCTGGCCGTATTGGCGCGAAATCTGGGGATGCAGGGGTTGGCGAGTCAGCGCTGGGCCAAACGCGCCATCATCGAAGCGGCCACGAGCTAA
- a CDS encoding PilN domain-containing protein — protein sequence MTRHINLMTPDMRPGQGRVQLPLFTAVLALTLVAGFVYLGVHAVIGLTIERRIDSAQQRVDASALELHRLRQNYPSIASEADLRANNETLQTRLTARREELHGLTNQIDTVASGFARPLASLSDHDLDGLWLTRIELRDSHSHLELEGMARQPNLIPRYLGQLESSVFQGLSIRNLSIEQSGTNLWRFTMAETLDTPKGLEELLP from the coding sequence ATGACCCGCCACATCAATCTGATGACACCGGACATGCGCCCCGGCCAGGGCCGGGTGCAACTGCCCTTGTTTACCGCCGTGCTGGCGCTGACGCTGGTCGCGGGCTTCGTCTATCTGGGTGTTCATGCGGTCATCGGTTTGACCATCGAGCGGCGCATCGACAGCGCACAGCAGCGAGTAGACGCCAGCGCGCTGGAATTGCACCGCTTGCGCCAGAATTACCCGAGCATCGCCAGCGAAGCCGATTTGCGCGCCAACAACGAAACGCTGCAAACGCGACTGACCGCCCGACGCGAAGAGCTGCACGGCCTGACCAACCAGATTGATACCGTCGCCAGCGGTTTTGCGCGGCCGCTCGCCAGCCTGTCGGACCACGATCTGGACGGCCTTTGGCTGACCCGCATCGAACTGCGCGACAGCCACAGCCATCTGGAACTTGAAGGCATGGCGCGCCAGCCGAATCTGATTCCGCGTTATCTCGGGCAACTCGAAAGCTCCGTCTTTCAAGGCCTGAGCATCCGCAACCTGAGCATTGAACAAAGCGGCACCAACCTGTGGCGCTTCACCATGGCCGAAACCCTCGACACGCCCAAGGGCCTGGAGGAGTTGCTGCCATGA
- a CDS encoding ABC transporter substrate-binding protein has product MPTLEVLHWWTSAGEVEAADVLKQGLAERGLNWQDYPVPGGGGDSAMAVLKARVINGSPPGAAQIIGPNIQYWSGLGFLQPLSNPALAADGLFYPVVDDLIRVDGQVVAVPLSIHRINWMWLNPKVFEQLDLPLPTTWSQLMRAAPRLRAAGIVPLAHGNQPWQNATLFEVLLLSEAGPEFYRRYFVEQDPAVLEDIRVVATFERLRELKSLMDPGMINRSWQDASRMVADGDAAAQIMGDWVKGAFTAWGLKAGEDYLCLAVPGTNEQHLYSIDTFVQFKDNPNPISAQPFIETLLAPSVQREFSLAKGTIPVRRDLTMAGFDDCSRASHHVFNQAADEHRLAPSMAHSMATSPETEDAVFEIVHRFFIDDSVSPETATAQLAQSLRALK; this is encoded by the coding sequence ATGCCGACCTTGGAAGTGTTGCACTGGTGGACTTCGGCCGGAGAGGTTGAAGCGGCTGATGTGCTGAAGCAAGGTTTGGCCGAACGCGGTTTAAACTGGCAGGACTATCCGGTGCCCGGCGGTGGCGGCGATTCGGCCATGGCGGTGTTGAAGGCGCGCGTCATCAACGGTTCGCCGCCGGGCGCGGCGCAAATCATCGGGCCGAACATTCAATACTGGTCGGGATTGGGTTTCTTGCAGCCGCTGTCGAACCCGGCGCTGGCGGCGGACGGTCTGTTTTATCCGGTGGTGGACGATTTAATTCGGGTCGATGGTCAGGTAGTAGCGGTACCGCTGTCGATTCATCGCATCAATTGGATGTGGCTGAACCCCAAGGTGTTCGAACAACTCGATTTGCCGCTGCCAACTACCTGGAGCCAGTTGATGCGCGCCGCGCCAAGGTTGCGCGCCGCCGGCATTGTGCCGCTGGCGCACGGCAACCAACCCTGGCAGAACGCGACCTTGTTTGAAGTGCTGTTGCTGAGCGAAGCCGGGCCGGAATTTTATCGGCGTTATTTTGTTGAGCAGGACCCGGCGGTGCTGGAAGACATTCGCGTCGTTGCGACTTTTGAACGCTTGCGCGAACTGAAGTCGCTGATGGATCCGGGCATGATCAACCGCAGTTGGCAGGACGCCAGTCGCATGGTGGCCGACGGCGATGCGGCGGCGCAGATCATGGGCGACTGGGTGAAAGGGGCATTCACTGCCTGGGGCCTGAAAGCCGGCGAAGATTATTTGTGCCTGGCCGTGCCTGGCACTAACGAGCAGCATCTGTACAGCATCGACACCTTCGTGCAGTTCAAAGACAACCCCAATCCGATTTCCGCCCAGCCGTTTATTGAAACGCTGTTGGCGCCGTCGGTGCAGCGCGAATTCAGTCTCGCCAAGGGCACGATTCCGGTGCGGCGCGATTTGACGATGGCGGGTTTCGACGATTGTTCGCGCGCCTCGCATCATGTGTTTAATCAGGCGGCGGACGAACATCGATTGGCGCCGTCGATGGCGCATTCGATGGCCACCTCGCCGGAAACCGAAGACGCGGTGTTTGAAATTGTGCACCGCTTTTTTATCGACGACAGCGTCAGCCCCGAAACCGCCACTGCGCAATTGGCGCAATCGTTAAGAGCCTTGAAGTGA
- a CDS encoding carbohydrate ABC transporter permease, with translation MNGPSNRLSSKALVHFTLLGYTLIALFPIILVIINSFKSRRAIFTDPLALPGPDSFSLAGYAKVLEESNFLLFFGNSLLVTLVPLFLVMLFGAMAAWALSEYRFRGNRLLALFLAMGIMVPIRLGTVSILEIMVGLNLVNTHLALILVYTAQGLPLAILILTEFVGQVPEELKEAARCEGVSEYRLFFQIILPLIRPAVATVAIFTMVPIWNDLWFPLILAPGPSTQTIQLGVQQFIGQYATDWNSVLSALSLAVLPVLVLYAFLSQHLIRGLTSGAVK, from the coding sequence ATGAACGGACCTTCCAATCGACTCAGCAGCAAAGCGCTGGTGCATTTCACGCTGCTCGGTTACACCCTGATCGCGCTGTTCCCGATCATTTTGGTGATCATCAATTCATTCAAATCCCGGCGCGCAATTTTTACCGATCCGCTGGCACTGCCAGGGCCGGATTCGTTCAGTCTCGCTGGCTACGCCAAGGTGCTGGAAGAATCGAATTTTCTGTTGTTTTTCGGCAACAGTTTATTGGTCACCTTGGTGCCGTTGTTTTTGGTGATGCTGTTCGGTGCCATGGCCGCCTGGGCGTTGAGCGAATACCGTTTTCGCGGCAACCGTTTGCTGGCGCTGTTTCTGGCGATGGGCATCATGGTGCCGATTCGTTTGGGCACGGTGAGCATTCTGGAAATCATGGTGGGTTTGAATCTGGTCAACACCCATCTGGCGTTGATTCTGGTGTACACCGCTCAGGGTTTGCCGCTGGCGATTTTGATTCTGACCGAGTTCGTCGGCCAGGTGCCGGAAGAATTAAAAGAGGCAGCACGCTGCGAAGGCGTCAGCGAATACCGGCTGTTTTTCCAGATTATTTTGCCGTTGATTCGACCGGCCGTGGCGACGGTTGCCATCTTCACCATGGTGCCGATCTGGAACGATCTGTGGTTCCCGCTGATTCTCGCGCCGGGGCCGAGCACTCAGACCATTCAGTTGGGTGTGCAGCAGTTTATCGGCCAGTACGCGACCGATTGGAATTCGGTGTTGAGCGCCTTGTCGCTGGCGGTGCTGCCGGTGCTGGTCCTGTACGCCTTCCTGTCGCAACACCTGATCCGTGGTTTGACGTCAGGCGCGGTGAAATAG
- a CDS encoding ABC transporter substrate-binding protein: protein MKKMQTTVAGVTLAATLSLGVQAETLTIESWRVDDKDLWEDILIPAFNAEHPNIEVRFNATAPTEYDSSINARLQAGTAGDLITCRPFDQSLSLFNQGYLQPLNGLDALDNYQDFAKRAWSTDDGETTFCLPMASVIHGFFYNKAIFDELDLDIPETRDEFFATLNTIKDDSDYTPLALGTNDQWEANQIVFTNIGANYWKGEEGRLALLSGDAKFTDDEFVDVWKEMASWGDYMGRGYEAQTYGDSQNLFALGRAAIYPTGSWDISYFNNQAIFEFGAFKPPVADSGDTCYISDHTDMGIGINPASKNGDAARTFLDWVASADFADLFTNEVTGFFSLSNHQVEVQDPVAAEMISWRNDCESTIRLNAQVMNRGTPNMEQELWVVSSQVLNGTLSPEDAAEQIQDGFEQWYEPQSK, encoded by the coding sequence ATGAAGAAGATGCAAACGACCGTTGCCGGTGTCACGCTGGCGGCGACCCTGAGCCTGGGCGTTCAGGCTGAAACACTGACCATCGAAAGCTGGCGTGTGGACGATAAAGACCTGTGGGAAGACATTCTGATTCCGGCGTTTAACGCCGAACATCCGAACATTGAAGTGCGTTTTAACGCCACGGCCCCGACCGAATACGACTCCTCCATCAACGCCCGTCTGCAAGCCGGAACCGCGGGTGACCTGATCACCTGCCGTCCGTTCGACCAGTCGCTGAGTCTGTTCAACCAAGGCTACCTGCAACCGCTGAACGGCCTGGACGCGCTCGACAACTACCAGGATTTCGCCAAGCGTGCCTGGAGCACCGACGACGGTGAAACCACCTTCTGTCTGCCGATGGCTTCAGTCATTCATGGCTTCTTCTACAACAAAGCCATTTTTGACGAACTGGATCTGGACATCCCGGAAACGCGCGATGAATTCTTCGCCACACTGAACACCATCAAAGACGACTCCGACTACACACCGCTGGCGTTGGGCACCAACGATCAGTGGGAAGCCAACCAGATCGTTTTCACCAACATCGGTGCAAATTACTGGAAAGGTGAAGAAGGCCGACTGGCGCTGTTGTCTGGCGACGCCAAATTCACCGACGACGAGTTCGTCGACGTCTGGAAAGAAATGGCCAGCTGGGGCGACTACATGGGTCGCGGTTACGAAGCCCAGACCTACGGCGACTCGCAAAACCTGTTCGCTTTAGGCCGCGCGGCCATTTACCCGACCGGTTCCTGGGACATTTCCTATTTCAACAACCAGGCGATCTTCGAGTTCGGCGCCTTCAAACCGCCGGTCGCTGACAGCGGCGACACCTGCTACATCTCGGATCACACCGACATGGGCATCGGCATCAACCCGGCCAGCAAAAACGGCGATGCCGCCCGCACCTTCCTCGACTGGGTTGCCAGCGCTGATTTCGCCGACCTGTTCACCAACGAAGTCACCGGTTTCTTCTCACTGTCGAACCATCAGGTTGAAGTGCAGGATCCGGTCGCGGCGGAAATGATTTCCTGGCGCAACGATTGCGAATCCACCATTCGCTTGAACGCCCAGGTTATGAACCGTGGCACGCCGAACATGGAACAGGAACTGTGGGTGGTTTCCAGCCAGGTTCTGAACGGCACTTTGTCGCCGGAAGACGCGGCTGAACAGATTCAGGACGGTTTCGAGCAATGGTACGAACCTCAGTCCAAATGA
- the trmL gene encoding tRNA (uridine(34)/cytosine(34)/5-carboxymethylaminomethyluridine(34)-2'-O)-methyltransferase TrmL, whose translation MFHIVLYQPEIPPNTGNIIRLCANTGCHLHLIEPLGFSMEAKALRRAGLDYHEFADIRRYRDYAHFLDSAAPERLFALSTKGTAGPAEVRFEAGDYLMFGPETRGLPADIRESLPAERVLRLPMVPGSRSLNLSNATAIMLYEAWRQIGYQGALNV comes from the coding sequence GTGTTCCATATCGTGCTTTATCAGCCGGAAATCCCACCCAATACCGGCAACATCATTCGCTTGTGCGCCAACACCGGTTGCCATTTGCATCTCATTGAGCCGCTGGGCTTTTCCATGGAAGCCAAGGCGTTGCGACGCGCCGGGCTCGATTATCACGAATTCGCCGATATCCGGCGTTACCGCGATTACGCCCATTTCCTCGACAGCGCCGCTCCCGAGCGCCTGTTTGCCTTGTCGACCAAAGGCACCGCCGGCCCGGCCGAGGTGCGTTTTGAAGCCGGCGATTATCTGATGTTTGGCCCGGAAACGCGCGGTTTACCGGCCGATATTCGTGAATCCCTGCCCGCCGAACGGGTGTTGCGCCTGCCGATGGTGCCGGGCAGCCGCAGCCTGAATCTGTCGAACGCCACCGCCATCATGCTGTATGAAGCTTGGCGTCAGATCGGCTATCAGGGAGCGCTCAACGTTTGA
- a CDS encoding FAD-dependent monooxygenase — MPRYDIAIVGGGLVGLTLAIALEPALRAGARLTLIDPAPQPETSAPRSPSFDDRATALSAYTQSVYQRLGVWPLLEQYASPIRWIEVSDRGHLGYHQMDSADFDGDFGAVVANANLGLGLWQRARELDGLDWRFGDSVSALKPGQDAQQLTLNSGADIDARLVILCDGGRSPLAAQLGLSARQTDYNGWARIATVRTETPHNGRAYERFTEAGPIALLPFGDYSALVWTLSDSRRRQLDALSHDAQLALLNESFGQRLGRITELGNAFDYPLVKRELLDPVRPRLLALGNAAATLHPVAGQGYNLAIRGLMRAAERLNQALLNQNDPGVSALLQPLAADIAGDQRLTATFSDSLVRTFASSNPLLQLGRNLGLNLLDRHPSLSRSFVLASMGLSQGAPLPEAQS; from the coding sequence ATGCCCCGTTACGACATCGCGATTGTCGGGGGCGGTTTGGTCGGTCTGACACTGGCCATCGCCCTTGAGCCTGCCCTGCGCGCAGGCGCCCGCCTGACATTGATCGACCCGGCACCTCAGCCGGAAACGTCCGCCCCTCGCTCCCCCAGTTTTGATGACCGCGCCACCGCTTTATCGGCTTACACCCAGAGCGTTTACCAGCGTCTGGGCGTCTGGCCGTTGCTGGAACAATACGCCAGCCCGATCCGCTGGATTGAAGTCAGCGACCGCGGCCATCTCGGTTACCACCAGATGGATTCGGCCGACTTCGATGGCGATTTCGGCGCTGTCGTCGCCAACGCCAATCTGGGTCTGGGTTTGTGGCAACGCGCGCGTGAACTGGACGGTCTGGACTGGCGCTTCGGCGACAGCGTCAGCGCGCTGAAGCCCGGTCAGGACGCCCAGCAATTAACGCTGAATTCCGGCGCCGACATCGACGCCCGCCTGGTGATTCTATGCGACGGCGGTCGCTCGCCGCTGGCCGCACAACTCGGCCTCAGCGCCCGCCAGACCGACTACAACGGCTGGGCACGCATTGCCACCGTACGCACCGAAACACCCCACAACGGCCGCGCCTACGAACGCTTCACCGAGGCCGGCCCGATCGCATTGCTGCCGTTTGGCGATTATTCGGCACTGGTGTGGACGCTGTCAGATTCGCGCCGGCGTCAGCTCGATGCGCTGTCGCACGATGCGCAGTTGGCGTTGCTGAACGAATCCTTCGGCCAACGCCTCGGCCGCATCACCGAACTCGGCAACGCCTTCGACTACCCGCTGGTGAAGCGCGAACTGCTCGACCCGGTGCGGCCGCGCTTGCTGGCGCTCGGCAACGCCGCTGCCACGCTGCACCCGGTGGCCGGCCAGGGTTACAACCTGGCGATTCGCGGTTTGATGCGCGCCGCCGAGCGTTTGAACCAGGCGTTGCTGAACCAGAACGACCCCGGCGTCAGCGCTTTACTGCAACCGCTGGCGGCCGACATTGCCGGCGATCAGCGCCTGACGGCCACTTTTTCCGACAGCCTGGTGCGCACCTTCGCCAGTTCGAATCCATTGCTGCAATTGGGCCGCAACCTGGGCCTGAATCTGCTCGACCGCCACCCGTCGCTCAGCCGCAGCTTTGTGCTCGCCAGCATGGGCCTGAGCCAGGGCGCACCGTTACCGGAGGCACAATCATGA
- a CDS encoding DUF3185 family protein: MKKLIGLVLVVLGAGSLWWGYDMSHSVSGMLTDAVGGENTQVMIRYGVGAVLFVVGFFMVMRKA, from the coding sequence ATGAAGAAGTTAATCGGTTTGGTGTTGGTCGTGCTCGGTGCCGGCAGTTTGTGGTGGGGGTACGACATGTCGCATTCGGTGTCCGGCATGTTGACCGACGCCGTCGGCGGTGAAAACACTCAGGTGATGATCCGTTACGGCGTCGGCGCGGTATTGTTTGTGGTCGGCTTTTTTATGGTGATGCGCAAAGCCTGA
- a CDS encoding ExeA family protein, with protein MYEAHFGLQQKPFSLSPDTQLFVRLADHERCFDLLTHVLDTGEGFLKVVGDVGTGKTILCRRLLRHLAEQPDIAERFHSVYIPNPMLSPIGLYRAVGQELGLNLDQQADNNALLDHITRRILALAEQARGVVIVVDEAQSLPAETLEALRLITNLETEQQKLVQVILFGQPELDDLLDQDRFRQLRQRITFAHYLKTLDRSATRQYIDFRLARSGYNGPPLFHRRALSLLQRRSGGVPRMINVLAHKALLSAYADQRPQVQVRDVQQAWLDNQRRPYRRHGVWFALIAIGILIAVAAWRLV; from the coding sequence ATGTACGAAGCGCATTTTGGATTGCAGCAAAAGCCGTTCAGCCTGTCGCCGGACACCCAGTTGTTCGTGCGGCTGGCCGACCACGAACGCTGCTTCGACCTGCTGACGCACGTGCTCGACACCGGCGAGGGCTTTCTCAAAGTCGTCGGCGATGTTGGCACCGGCAAGACCATTTTGTGCCGCCGGCTGTTGCGCCATCTGGCCGAACAGCCGGACATCGCCGAGCGGTTTCACTCGGTTTACATTCCCAACCCCATGCTGTCGCCGATTGGTCTGTACCGCGCCGTCGGCCAGGAACTGGGGCTGAATCTGGATCAACAGGCCGACAACAACGCCCTGCTCGATCACATCACCCGCCGCATTCTGGCGCTGGCCGAACAGGCACGCGGCGTGGTCATCGTCGTCGATGAAGCCCAGTCGCTGCCGGCAGAAACGCTGGAAGCGCTGCGGCTGATCACCAACCTGGAAACCGAACAGCAAAAGCTGGTGCAGGTGATTCTGTTCGGCCAGCCGGAACTGGACGACTTGCTCGATCAGGATCGCTTTCGCCAACTGCGCCAGCGCATCACCTTCGCGCACTATCTGAAAACACTCGACCGCAGCGCCACCCGCCAATACATCGATTTTCGGCTGGCGCGCAGCGGTTACAACGGCCCGCCGCTGTTTCATCGTCGCGCCCTGTCGCTGTTGCAGCGCCGTTCCGGCGGCGTGCCGCGCATGATCAACGTGCTGGCGCACAAGGCGTTGCTGTCGGCCTACGCCGATCAACGGCCGCAGGTTCAGGTGCGCGATGTGCAGCAAGCCTGGCTCGACAACCAACGCCGGCCTTACAGACGCCACGGTGTCTGGTTTGCGTTGATCGCCATCGGCATTCTGATCGCCGTGGCCGCCTGGAGGCTGGTGTGA
- the mshL gene encoding pilus (MSHA type) biogenesis protein MshL yields MSAINNPGRRLLAALGLVVLLNGCAMNPQSGEAKTDTTTANLDVRAVLQAERDAVSANSTASSAAAPVETPAELSADLLDFSAPPATQKRFNVQADNIPAQHFYADLGRSQDINILVDPSITGTLSLSLRAVTIEQVMNAIRDLYGYDYLRTDYGFRVLPNQIQTRIYQLNYLNIDRSGRSDTTVSSGQITSQESGELNRASSVATQYSANFWSGMETTILGLLNQEAGRQVVVNPQTGLLVVRATPREHDIVANFLADAELSLQKQVVIEAKVLEVTLSSEHSSGINWSAFADDLSVSNITSGLGLGGNALQGPADAGGVFSIGVGSNEFGTVLQLLSNQGDVQVLSSPRVATVNNQKAVIKVGTDEFFVTEVNSSTGDSNGDGIVESTPEFTLSPFFSGIALDVTPQISANDNVILHVRPSVTDVEERTKVINVGGSTYDLPLAFSSVRETDSVIRASSGQIVVIGGLLSQQQTGSRTGVPGLSRVPGFSWLFGQQRDSQNKSELVILLKPIVYGSDTSVDQLDAVLRRLP; encoded by the coding sequence ATGTCAGCCATCAATAACCCCGGCCGCCGTTTGCTGGCGGCCCTGGGTCTGGTTGTGTTGCTGAACGGTTGCGCGATGAATCCGCAATCGGGTGAAGCCAAAACCGACACCACTACCGCCAATCTGGATGTGCGCGCCGTTCTGCAAGCAGAACGTGATGCCGTCTCAGCCAACAGCACGGCATCGTCCGCAGCCGCGCCGGTGGAAACGCCCGCGGAACTGAGCGCCGATCTGCTCGATTTCAGCGCGCCGCCGGCCACGCAAAAGCGTTTCAACGTGCAGGCCGACAACATCCCTGCCCAGCACTTTTACGCCGATCTGGGCCGCAGCCAGGACATCAATATCCTGGTTGATCCGTCCATTACCGGCACGTTGAGCCTGAGCCTGCGCGCGGTGACCATCGAACAGGTGATGAACGCCATTCGCGATCTGTATGGCTACGACTACCTGCGCACCGACTACGGTTTCCGGGTATTGCCCAACCAGATTCAGACGCGCATCTACCAGCTCAACTACCTGAACATCGACCGTTCCGGCCGCTCCGACACCACCGTCTCCAGCGGCCAGATCACCAGTCAGGAAAGCGGCGAGCTGAACCGCGCCAGCAGCGTGGCGACGCAATACAGCGCCAATTTCTGGAGCGGCATGGAAACCACCATCCTGGGTCTGCTCAATCAGGAAGCTGGCCGCCAGGTGGTGGTTAATCCGCAAACCGGCCTGTTGGTGGTACGCGCCACGCCGCGTGAACACGACATCGTTGCCAACTTTCTGGCCGACGCCGAACTGAGCCTGCAAAAACAGGTCGTCATTGAAGCCAAGGTGCTCGAGGTCACGCTCAGCAGCGAACACAGCTCCGGCATCAACTGGTCGGCCTTTGCTGACGATTTGAGCGTGTCGAACATCACCAGCGGTCTGGGTTTGGGCGGTAACGCCTTGCAAGGCCCGGCCGATGCTGGCGGCGTATTTTCCATTGGCGTCGGCAGCAACGAATTCGGCACCGTGTTGCAGTTGCTGTCGAACCAGGGCGACGTGCAGGTGCTGTCGAGCCCGCGCGTGGCTACGGTCAACAACCAGAAAGCGGTGATCAAGGTTGGCACCGACGAGTTCTTCGTCACCGAGGTAAATTCCTCGACCGGCGACAGCAACGGCGATGGCATTGTTGAATCGACGCCCGAATTCACGCTGTCGCCCTTCTTCTCTGGCATCGCGCTGGATGTGACGCCGCAGATCAGCGCCAACGACAACGTCATCCTGCACGTGCGGCCGTCGGTGACCGACGTTGAAGAGCGCACCAAGGTGATCAATGTCGGCGGCTCGACCTACGACCTGCCGCTGGCGTTTTCCAGCGTGCGCGAAACCGATTCGGTGATTCGCGCCAGCAGCGGCCAGATTGTCGTGATCGGCGGTTTGCTGTCGCAACAACAGACCGGCTCGCGCACCGGCGTACCGGGGCTGTCACGCGTGCCCGGTTTCAGCTGGCTGTTTGGTCAGCAGCGCGACAGTCAGAACAAGAGCGAACTGGTCATTCTGCTGAAGCCCATCGTGTACGGCAGTGATACCTCGGTTGACCAGCTGGACGCCGTTCTGCGCCGGTTGCCATAG
- a CDS encoding carbohydrate ABC transporter permease encodes MKRAFPWHLIFFLAPAVLIYTLFSAYPLFDTLRLSLFTDSPDGVRQFHGLGNFFTLLGDDNWSGPFWNALWNNTKFFIIHMLVQNPIGLLLAALLSLKDLRGARAYRTLIFLPTLLSVVIIGFIWQLMLSPLWGVTEGFLDFFGLGFLFEAWLGRESSALITLALISVWQFVGIPMMLIYAALLSIPDDLIEAAHVDGASPWRIFWRIRVPLILPTLGLVTILTFVGNFNAFELIYAVKGALAGPNFSTDILGTFFYRTFFGYQSQIGSATMGATVATMMFLVILVGVMLYFFIVQRRLTRYQW; translated from the coding sequence ATGAAACGCGCTTTCCCCTGGCACCTGATTTTTTTCCTGGCGCCGGCCGTGCTGATTTACACCCTGTTCAGCGCCTATCCGTTATTCGATACGTTGCGCCTGAGTTTGTTTACCGACAGCCCCGATGGTGTCCGTCAGTTTCATGGCCTGGGTAATTTTTTTACTCTGCTGGGCGATGACAACTGGTCCGGTCCGTTCTGGAACGCGCTGTGGAATAACACCAAATTTTTTATCATTCACATGCTGGTGCAAAACCCCATCGGTTTGTTGTTGGCAGCCTTGCTCAGCCTGAAAGATTTACGCGGTGCGCGCGCCTATCGCACGCTGATTTTTTTACCGACGTTGTTATCGGTCGTCATCATCGGTTTTATCTGGCAATTAATGCTGAGTCCGTTGTGGGGCGTGACCGAAGGTTTTCTTGATTTCTTTGGACTGGGCTTTTTATTCGAAGCCTGGCTCGGTCGTGAAAGCAGTGCCTTAATTACGCTGGCGTTGATTTCGGTGTGGCAGTTTGTCGGCATCCCGATGATGTTGATTTACGCCGCGCTGCTGTCGATTCCGGACGACTTAATTGAAGCCGCCCATGTCGATGGCGCTTCACCCTGGCGCATTTTCTGGCGCATTCGCGTGCCATTGATTTTGCCGACTTTAGGCCTGGTCACCATTCTGACGTTCGTCGGAAATTTCAACGCCTTCGAATTGATTTACGCCGTTAAAGGCGCACTCGCCGGACCGAATTTTTCCACCGATATTCTGGGTACGTTTTTCTATCGAACTTTCTTCGGTTACCAGTCGCAAATTGGCTCGGCCACCATGGGTGCCACGGTCGCAACGATGATGTTTTTAGTCATCCTGGTCGGCGTCATGCTGTATTTCTTTATCGTTCAGCGTCGACTGACGCGTTACCAATGGTGA